The DNA region GTCATCGACCATGGCGACGCGACGGACCCGTTGAGCAGCGAACATCGACTCCAGTCCGGCCCTCTCGCACCCCATCCTCTCGAGATGCAAACCGCCACAAGCGGCGCTACCAGTCCCGAACCAGGACACAGACCGGCACCAACCGGCACACCCACCACCACCACCACCACCGAAACCCCAAACTGAACGGCATTGGCGCGCTAGGTCGGGCGCGTGTCGACCACGACCCGGCCGGTCACCTCGCCGCGCAGGATCGCGTCGAGCACGTCCGGCAGGCCCGCGAGGGAGACGTCGTGGCCGATCTCCGCGAGCCCCGACGGTTCGAGGTCGCCACCGAGGCGTTGCCAGACGGCACGACGGCGGGCGATCGGGGTCTGCACCGAGTCGACCCCGAGAAGGGCGACGCCACGGAGGATGAAGGGCAGGACCGTCGTCGACAGCCCGGCGCCGCCGGTCAGCCCGCTCGCCGCGACCGCGCCGCCATAGCGGATCCTGGCGAGCACGTTGGCCAGCGTCGTCCCGCCGACGCAGTCGACCGCCGCGGCCCACTGCATCGCGGCGAGCGGCTTGCCGCCCTCGGCCGACAGCTCGTCCCGGGGGATCACGGCCGTGGCCCCGAGCGAGCGCAGGTAGGGCTCGGCATCGGCCTTGCCGGTGCTGGCCACCACCTCGTAGCCGCGCGTCCCGAGGATGCCGACGGCCATGCTGCCGACGCCGCCGGTCGCGCCGGTCACCAGCACCGGCCCGTCCGCCGCGGTCAGGCCCCGCTCCTCCAGGGCGACCACCGACAGCGCCGCGGTGAAGCCCGCCGTGCCGATGACCATCGCCGAGCGCAGGTCGAGGCCGTCCGGCAGCGGGACGATCCACTCGGCGGGGACCCGGGCTCGCGCCGCGTGGCCGCCGTGGCGCGCCACACCGAGGTCGTAGCCGTGGGCGATGACCGGGGCACCGACCGCCAGCCCGCTGCCGGCGGGGTCGACCACCGTGCCGGCCAGGTCGATGCCCGGGACCAGCGGCGAGATCCTGGCCACGCCGCCCTTGGCCGTGGTGGCCAGGGCATCCTTGTAGTTGACGCTCGACCACTCCACCGCGATCAGCACACCGTCCGGGGGTAGGTCGTCGAGCGCCAGCGTGGTGACGGCCCGTTCGACGGCGCCGTCCTCTCCCGCGGTCGCGGTGAACGCCGTGAACGTGGTGATGTCGTCGGGTGCCGGCATGGTCCCGACGCTAGGTGGCTGGCCGTGTCCGCTCGATGTCGTCGACCGCCAGGGCGAACACGGCGCAGGCGGTGCGGACGAACGACGTCCCCACCGGGTCGAACGGTTGGCGAGCCCGCCGGCACAGGCCCAGATGACCCCAGACCTGGTTGTCGCAGACGATCGGGAGGAACAGGCACGCGTGCTGCCCGGCCGCGGCCAGCAGCCCGGCGCTGGCCCCGTAGCTCTCCGCCATCTGGCCGATGTCACCGAACTGCACCACCTCGCGGCCGAGCACGCTCTGGGCACTGGCGAACGAGGGTTTCAGCGGCACGCCGGTCTCGACGCTGGCCAGCCACTCGGCCGGCATCTTCTTGGCGACGACGAGCTGCATCTGCGCGCCAGCGACGCGGAACAGGGCCATGCCGTCCGCGTAGCCGGTGGTGTCGAGCCCGTCGAGCAGGCACTCGGCGGCGGCGGCGATGTCGTCGCAGCCCTGCAGCCCGGTGGCCAGCTCCTCGAGCGCCTGCAGCAACGGCGCGACGTCGGTGCCCTCGACCACGGGCTCGGCCTCGTCACCCATCTCGGTGACGTTGCGGATGAACCGATAGCCGGTGCCGCGCACCAGCGCGATGAAGCGGGGGTCGCGGGGGTCGTCGCCGAGCTTGCGGCGCAGGCGGTTGACGAAGATCCGCAGGGTGTTCCGGCCGTCGGAGGGGAACCAGCTCCACACCCGCCGCACGATGGTGTGGGTCGTCAGGGCCTGCTGGGGATGGGTCATCAGGAACGTCAGCAGCGCGTACTCCGTCGGCGACAGGTGGAGGCGACCGCCGTCGAGCTCGCACTCCTGCGACCAGAGGTCGACCTGCAGGCCGGCCGCACTGAGGTAGCGAACGCCGCGTCCCCAGCCGTGGTCGGAGCGCCGCAGCAGGGCGACCACACGGGCGAACACCTCCTCGGCGCCACTCGAGGGATCGACGACGCCGTCGACCCCCGCGCCGAGCAGCGACACCACGCTGCGCGCCGAGGGGTTGGCCAGGACCACCATCGGCGCCATGGTGACCGGCCTCGTGGCCTCGACGACCGACCACACGGTCGCCTCGTCGCCGGCCACGAAGACGAGGGAGACCTTCTGGATCGAGGCCAGCCAACGGGCCCGTTCCGGGCCCTCGGCGCTGGTCCACGACCAACCCCGGGCGTCCATCCACGCCACGACGCCGGTCGAGTCCCACACGGCGCTCGGACCGACGAGGAGCACGGGCTGCTCGGGTGCCACCTCTCGCCGCAGCTCGGTGGGCGTCGCCGGCCGGCCGGCCACCTCGAGTACGCGTGCGCTGGTCGCCACGGCTACCCCCCTCGATCGCCACCGACTCGCTCGACGTCTCCGGCAGGAGCGTCGCCGACGAACCTGACGGAAGTGTCAACACTCTACCTGGCGTCGGTGGTCAGGGCACCGGTGGCGGGTCAGCGCCGGGTGGCGACGAGGAGGGCGTCGACGGCGACAACGCCCTGCCCGGTGACGATCAGGGGGTTGAGGTCGGCCGTGTCGAGCCACCCACTCGTGCGCCGCCAGAGCTCCGCCACCGCCTCGACCGCTTCGACCAGGGGTGGGGCCACCCACGTCTGCTGGCCGCGGAGCCGATCGAACAGGGCCTCGCCGGCGACCTCGGCCACCAGCGCCGCAGCGTCGCCGGGTGCCAGTGGCAGCAGCCGGCCCCCCACCCGCCGGGTGACCTCGAGCAGCACCCCGCCCCCACCGAACAGGACGATCGGGCCCAGGTCGGCTCGGGCGTGCAACCCGACGAAGGCCTCGCCGTGGCCTTCGACCCTGGCCTGCACCACGACCGTGGGCGGCACCTGGTGGGCGTGCGCGATGTCCCGCAGGTGGCGCGCGACGGTGGCGACGTCCTCGGCCGCCACGTCCGTCCGCACCGCGTCGAGCTCGGTGCGGTGCGGGACGTCGGCCAGCTTGACCACGAGCCGATCGCCCAGCTCGTGGAGCCCGGCAGCGGCCTCGGTCCCCGGCTCGAGGATCCGGTACGGCGCCACGGGGATGCCGACGTCCTCGAGCATCCGTAGCGCGGCCCCGAACGGGACGATGGGGCCCGCCGGGGTCTCGATCAGCTCGGGCAGCGCCGTCGCCGACGCCCCGGCCGCCCGAACGGGGGCGGTCACCCGGGCACCGAGGCCGGGCGGTGCCGCGCCGGCCACCTGGTCGAGGGCGCGGAGGGCGCGGTAGGTCGACCGCAGGCCACGGCAGAACGCGACACCCTCCTTGCGGAGGTCGACGGTCCAGTCGCCGAGCGCGGTGGCCTCCACCGGGGTGACGATCAGCGGTATCGATGCCCGGGCCGCGACCGCCGCGAACGGTTCGAGCAGGGTCCGGCTCCAGGCCTCGTCGCCCTCCCCCGCCCACCAGCACAGCACCAGCGCATCGACGGCGTCGGCCTGCGCGTACCGTTCGAACAGCTCCTCCAACAGATCCCGGTCGCGCATGACGAACCCGGTCATGTCGAGCGGGTTCGGGGCCCCGTCGCCCGGCACCTTCTCACGGACCCACGGATCGAGCTCGTCCAGCGACGGCAGGTCCACGCCTTCCGCCGTGGCCACATCGGCCGCGACGCCGGCCACCCCACCGGAGGAGGCGACGACCGCCACACCCCGCAGGGGACGCCACCGCTCGGGCGGCAGCTGGGCCAGCAGCTGCGCCATGTCGAGCATCTCGTCGACATCGCCGGCCGTGAGCACGCCGGCCTGCCGCAGGACCACGTCGTAGACCCAGCTCTCGTCGGCGATCGCGCCGGTGTGGGAGCGCATGATCTCGCGCGACTGCGCGGTGCGCCCGAGCTTGAACGCGATCACCGCCTTGCCGGCGCGCCGCACCCGGTCCACCGCGGCGAAGAACCGCTCGGGGGCGCGGACCTTCTCGATCACCAGGCAGATCACCCGCGTCTCCGGATCTTCGGCCAGGACGTCCAGGTAGTCGGCGAGCCCGCACACCGCTTCGTTGCCCGACGACACGGCGAAGCTGAAACCGAGTTGGCGCTCACGTCCCGCGGCCAGCGACGACCGGACGAGGAAGCCGCTCTGCGAGACGACCGCGACCCCACCCGGCCGGAGCGAGATGCGCCCCCCGGTGAACAGGTTGACCCGCTGGGGCACGTTCAGGAAGCCGCTGCAGTTCGGGCCGACGATCGCCAGGTCGGGGCCGGCCGCCGCCACCAGGCGGTCCTCGAGGGCACGGCCGCGGGCGCCCAGCTCGGCGAACCCTCCCGCGGCCACGACCACGCCGCCGCAGCCCAGCGCGGCGGCCTCGGCCACCACGTCGACGCACCGTTCGGCGCTCACCAGCGCCAGCACGGCGTCCACCGGACCTCCCAGCGACGACAGGCTCGGCGCCGCCGGCCGGCCGTACACCGTGTCGCGGTTGGGGTTGACGAGCTGCACCTCGACCCCGGCCTCGAGCATCGGCAGCACCGCGTTGTCGGACATGCCGAGCCTCTCGCTCGCGCCGACCACGGCGACGGTGGCGGGCGACATCAGGCGGGTCAGGTTCGACCGTTCCACAGGCTCCGCACGCTAGAGCCGGTCCCCTTTCAGCACCGTGTCCGCTGCGAGAGCTAGAACTGGCCTCCCGGGAGGAGCCCATGGAGCTCGACGAGATCAGCTACGAGAAGGCCGACGGTGTGGCCGAGATCACCCTCGACCGTCCGGCCCAGCTCAACCCCATCTCGGCGCGGGCGGGCGGTACGCGCGACCAGATCCTCTGGGCCCTGCGCGACGCCGAGGACGATCCTGACATCGGCTGCGTGCTGCTGAAGGGCTCCGGTTCGGCGTTCTCCGCGGGTGGCGACCTGACCGGCAACGCACGCCGTGACACCGCCTACGAGCAGAACGAGTTCCTCGAACGGGTGGAGACGTTCCACCGCCGGCTCCGCGGGGCGCGGCTGCCGGTGGTGGCGGCGGTCCACGGGTACTGCCTCGGGGCGGGCCTCCAGCTCGTCACCTGCTGCGACCTGGTCATCGCCGCCGAGGGCGCGAGGTTCGGCGTCCCCGAAGGGCGCATCGGGCTGGTCGGGGCCAGCCCCCTGGTGTCGATCGTCGGCCGCCAGTGGGCCAAGTTCCTGATCCTCACCGGCGAGCTGATCGACGCATCCCGGGCTCGGGAGATCGGCCTCGTCCTCACCGTCGAGCGCGACGACGAGCTCGTCGAGCGGGCCCGCGACCTGTGCCGGCGGCTCACCCGCCTCCCGCGCGAGGCGTTGCTGCTCAACAAGCGCACCGTCGACGCCATCGCGGAGGCGGCCGGGGATGCAGCCGGCCGCACCACGGGCGACGCCCGCGACGCGATCACCCTCGGCGACAGCGCCAGCGCGAGGGCTCCCGACGGCCGGACCTTCCGCGACATCATCGACCGTGAGGGCACGGCCGGGATGAAGGCCGCCCGCGACGCCCAGTACACCGAGCCCTGGTTGCGCTGACGGCGACGTGTGTCGACGCCGTGTCGACGGCCCCTCCGACCTGTGGCACCGCCGGGCGGTCACCTAGCTTCGGTGTGCCCTGCCCGACGGACGCGACGGGGCGCGCAGGAGGGACGATCGATGACGGTGACCACCGAGATGGCTGACGGCCCCCGCTTCGACCTCCCCACGATCGAGGCCGAGAGCCGGCCGTTCTGGGACGCGGCCCGCGAGGGTCGTCTCCTCATCCGCCGCTGCGACGCGTGCGGGCTGGCGCACCACTACCCCCGGCCCTTCTGCCCGTCGTGTTGGAGCGAGGACGTCGTCTGGGAGGAGGCGAGCGGGCGGGCGACGCTCTACACCCACTCGACGGTCCACGTGAACGACCTCCCGCCCTTCGCGGCACGCGTGCCCTACGTCGTCGCCGCCGTCGACCTCGAGGAGGGCCCCCGGGTCATGACCAACGTCGTCGACTGCGACCCCGCCGACCTGCGGATCGGCATGGCGGTCGAGGTGGGCTTCCGGGAGCTCACGCCGGACATCACCGCACCGGTGTTCCGGCCGGCACCGGGTTGAGCGGGCTCAGCCGCCGGGCGCGTCGGCCATGGCCCGCAGCGCGGCCTTGTCGACCTTGAGCATGGCGGTCAACGGCAGCGCGTCGACGAAGACCACCTCGTCGGGCACCTTGTAGTCGGTGAGGTGGCGGCGGCACCAGGCCTGCAGCTCGGTCGCCTGCGGCTGTGGGGCGTGGGCGTCGGGGACGACGAAGGCGACGCCGATCTCGCCGATGACCGGCGCCATGACGCCGACCACGCTGGCACCGGCGACGGCCGGGTGCTCGACCAGCACGTTCTCGACCTCGAGCGGGTACACGTTGTAGCCGCCCCGGATGTACATGTCGGACGCTCGCCCGACGAGCACGAGGTTCCCGTCGGCGTCCCAGCGGCCGACGTCGCCGCTGCGCAACCATCCGTCGGCGCCGAGCACCTCGGCGGTGTGCTCCTCGTCGCGCCAGTACCCGCGCATCGCACCGGCTGAGCGCACGTGCACCCTGCCGGCCTCCCCTGCCGGCACCGGCCGACCGGCGCCGTCCCTCAGGTCGACCTCCACCCCGGCCTGGGGACGGCCGACGCTGTGGAACAGCGCGTCGGGAGGGTCGCCGGGTTCGGTGCCGGTGATCGACGGGGCCTCGGTCATGGCGTAGCGCACCACCGCCGGGCAGCCCAGCTGCACGGCCATCCGCTCGACCAGCTCGGGCGTCGGCGGGGCGGTCGCCGTCACGCACAGTCGCAGCTGGGAGCGGTCGGCCTGGGCAAGCTGCGGATGGTCGAGGGCCTTGGCCCACTGGGTCGGCACCGCGCCCGCCACGGTGATCCGCTCGTGGTCGAGCAGCCGCACCGTGTCGTCGGCCGACCAGGGCGTCGGGCTGATCACGATGGTCGTGGCCCACGCCAGCTGCTCCCAGACCTTGGCCATGTAGCCGGCATGTGCGAACGGCGTCGACGACAGGCGGCGGTCGAAGGGTCGGCTGAGCACGCCGGCCGAGTCCACCGCAGCGTGCAGGGCCGGGTGGTCGAACCACGCGCCTCTGGGGAGGCCGGTCGTGCCGCTGGTCCAGATGATCACGACGGGGTCGTCGGGCCGGGCGCTCGCCGGCCGGGCCGGCAGGACCGGCCCGGCGCACGCTGCGGCGAGGTCGGCCCGGGCCATGACCGGCGCGTGCGCCGGCAGCCGGGCGAGGGGCAGCTGCTCGTCGCGGATGACCAGCACCGGCTCGGCCCGGTCCACGATGGCGGCGACCTCGCGGGGCCCGAGCCGGGTGTTGATGCCGGTGACCACCGCTCCCATCCGGACGGCGGCGGCGTAGCAGACGGCGTAGTCGATGCAGGGCGGCAGCATCAGGGCGACCACGTCGCCTGCCCGGACGCCCCGCTCGGCCAGCGTGGCCGCCAGGGCATCGGCGGCCCCGATCCAGTTGCCGAACGTGATCCGCCGTCCGTCCTCCACGTAGGCCTCGTGGTCACGGAGCTGGACCGCGGCGGCCTCCATCGCCTCCCCGAGCGTCGCGAAGCTGCCCCGCAACGGGGATTCGACCGGGTCCGACGCCGGCGGCATCAGTCGGCGCCCAGGATCATCGTGCCGCACGAGCAGAACCACCCGCCGGTGCCGCTGACACAGGCCAGCCGGGCGTCGGGCACCTGGCGCTCGCCGGCCTCGCCCCGCAGCTGGCGCACCGCCTCGACGAGCAGGAACAGCCCGCGCTGGCCGGGGTGGCAGGCACTGAGGCCGCCGCCGTCGGTGTTGGTCGGCAGCTCGCCGTCGACGCGCAGGCGGCCTCCCTCGACGAAGGACCCGGCCTCACCCGGCGCGCAGAACCCCAGGTCCTCCAGCGTGATCAGCAACATGGAGGTGAAGGCGTCGTACAGCTCGGCGACGTCGATCTCGTCAGGGGTCACCCCCGCTCGCTCGAACGCCAGCCGCCCCGACACCGCCGCGGGCCCGCTCGTGTAGTCGGACCACTGGCCGAGCGACACGTGGGAGGCGTGCTCGCCCGTCCCGAGCACCCAGACCGGGGGCTTGGCGAGGTCCGTCACCCGGTCGTCGGCGACGAGCACCGCCGCCGCGCCGCCGTCGGAGCGCAGGCAGCACTGCAGCTTGGTGAAGGGGTCGGCGATCACCGGTCCGGCCAGCACGTCGTGGACCGTGATGGGGTCGCGCACCTGGGCCTCGGGGTTGAGCGCCGCGTTGGCCCGGGCGGCCACCGCGATCTCGGCGAGCTGCTCCACGGTCGTGCCGTACTCGTGCATGTGCCGCCGCGCCGCCATGGCGTACTTCGAGATCAGGCTGATGCCGAACGGTGCCTCCCACTGCTGCGGGCCACGCGATCCCCAGTCGAGGTTGGCCGTGCGCAGGCCCCGCCGGAGGTCGGAGCGGGCGGTCGATCCGTAGGTGAGCAGCACCACGTCGGCATGGCCCTGCGCGATGGCGTCGGCGGCGTGCGCGGCCATGACCTCCCACGACGCGCCCCCGACGCTGGTGGAGTCGAGCCACCGTGGTCGCAGGCCGAGGTACTCGCCCACGTCGATGGGCTCCAACGTGCCGAGCGCGGTGGAGCACAGGCCGTCGATGTCGGCGCGGACGAGGCCGGCGTCGGCCAGCGCCCGCCGGGACGCCTGGGCGGCGAGCCCGTAGGGCGTGGTACCGTCGACCCGCCCGACGTCGGACAGCGCCACACCGGCGACCGCCACCCGCCGGCTCACGCCGCACCGCCGACGGCCCGCTCGACCCATGCGGCCAGGGCGTCGAGCGCCCGGTCGAGGATGTCGGGCCGGCCCTCGAAGTAGTGGGTCGCCCCCTGCAGCTCGACGATCTCGCGCGGTGCCTTGACCGCGGCCTCGTACATCTCGCGCCCCATGTGCGGGAGGACGGTCGGGTCCGCGGTCGGCGACAGCACCAGGACCGGGGCCTCGACCTCGGGCAGCCAGCGGAGCGAGTCGCCGAGCGAGTGGTCCACCGACCACTGGTTCAGCCACGACCGCAGCGTCGTGCACCGCCCGATGCCCGCCGGGAGGTGGTTGGCCACCGCCGGCGGCCCCCACAACGACGTGCCCACCTTCCGGTCGCTGGGATCGATCGCACCGTCGAGCATCCGCAGGTCGGCCGTCGTGCCCGGCACGACGAAGGCCAGGTCGTCCAAGCCCGACGGGCGGTGCCCCGGGGCCTCCACGGCCCGGAGCTGCGCCGCGGCCCAGCGCGAGATGCGCCGGTTCCGGTCGAGCTGGGCCCGCCGGTACCGCTCGACGAACTCGGGGCCGTAGGGCGGGCCGTTGCCCGGGTCGTACATGTCGAGCGCAGGGTCGCGCTCGAAGGGCTGGTGCTCGTCGACGATGGCCGGATCGAGCCATTCGGTGCAGAG from Acidimicrobiales bacterium includes:
- a CDS encoding acryloyl-CoA reductase; translation: MPAPDDITTFTAFTATAGEDGAVERAVTTLALDDLPPDGVLIAVEWSSVNYKDALATTAKGGVARISPLVPGIDLAGTVVDPAGSGLAVGAPVIAHGYDLGVARHGGHAARARVPAEWIVPLPDGLDLRSAMVIGTAGFTAALSVVALEERGLTAADGPVLVTGATGGVGSMAVGILGTRGYEVVASTGKADAEPYLRSLGATAVIPRDELSAEGGKPLAAMQWAAAVDCVGGTTLANVLARIRYGGAVAASGLTGGAGLSTTVLPFILRGVALLGVDSVQTPIARRRAVWQRLGGDLEPSGLAEIGHDVSLAGLPDVLDAILRGEVTGRVVVDTRPT
- a CDS encoding response regulator transcription factor; amino-acid sequence: MATSARVLEVAGRPATPTELRREVAPEQPVLLVGPSAVWDSTGVVAWMDARGWSWTSAEGPERARWLASIQKVSLVFVAGDEATVWSVVEATRPVTMAPMVVLANPSARSVVSLLGAGVDGVVDPSSGAEEVFARVVALLRRSDHGWGRGVRYLSAAGLQVDLWSQECELDGGRLHLSPTEYALLTFLMTHPQQALTTHTIVRRVWSWFPSDGRNTLRIFVNRLRRKLGDDPRDPRFIALVRGTGYRFIRNVTEMGDEAEPVVEGTDVAPLLQALEELATGLQGCDDIAAAAECLLDGLDTTGYADGMALFRVAGAQMQLVVAKKMPAEWLASVETGVPLKPSFASAQSVLGREVVQFGDIGQMAESYGASAGLLAAAGQHACLFLPIVCDNQVWGHLGLCRRARQPFDPVGTSFVRTACAVFALAVDDIERTRPAT
- a CDS encoding acetate--CoA ligase family protein, producing the protein MERSNLTRLMSPATVAVVGASERLGMSDNAVLPMLEAGVEVQLVNPNRDTVYGRPAAPSLSSLGGPVDAVLALVSAERCVDVVAEAAALGCGGVVVAAGGFAELGARGRALEDRLVAAAGPDLAIVGPNCSGFLNVPQRVNLFTGGRISLRPGGVAVVSQSGFLVRSSLAAGRERQLGFSFAVSSGNEAVCGLADYLDVLAEDPETRVICLVIEKVRAPERFFAAVDRVRRAGKAVIAFKLGRTAQSREIMRSHTGAIADESWVYDVVLRQAGVLTAGDVDEMLDMAQLLAQLPPERWRPLRGVAVVASSGGVAGVAADVATAEGVDLPSLDELDPWVREKVPGDGAPNPLDMTGFVMRDRDLLEELFERYAQADAVDALVLCWWAGEGDEAWSRTLLEPFAAVAARASIPLIVTPVEATALGDWTVDLRKEGVAFCRGLRSTYRALRALDQVAGAAPPGLGARVTAPVRAAGASATALPELIETPAGPIVPFGAALRMLEDVGIPVAPYRILEPGTEAAAGLHELGDRLVVKLADVPHRTELDAVRTDVAAEDVATVARHLRDIAHAHQVPPTVVVQARVEGHGEAFVGLHARADLGPIVLFGGGGVLLEVTRRVGGRLLPLAPGDAAALVAEVAGEALFDRLRGQQTWVAPPLVEAVEAVAELWRRTSGWLDTADLNPLIVTGQGVVAVDALLVATRR
- a CDS encoding enoyl-CoA hydratase/isomerase family protein; its protein translation is MELDEISYEKADGVAEITLDRPAQLNPISARAGGTRDQILWALRDAEDDPDIGCVLLKGSGSAFSAGGDLTGNARRDTAYEQNEFLERVETFHRRLRGARLPVVAAVHGYCLGAGLQLVTCCDLVIAAEGARFGVPEGRIGLVGASPLVSIVGRQWAKFLILTGELIDASRAREIGLVLTVERDDELVERARDLCRRLTRLPREALLLNKRTVDAIAEAAGDAAGRTTGDARDAITLGDSASARAPDGRTFRDIIDREGTAGMKAARDAQYTEPWLR
- a CDS encoding Zn-ribbon domain-containing OB-fold protein produces the protein MTVTTEMADGPRFDLPTIEAESRPFWDAAREGRLLIRRCDACGLAHHYPRPFCPSCWSEDVVWEEASGRATLYTHSTVHVNDLPPFAARVPYVVAAVDLEEGPRVMTNVVDCDPADLRIGMAVEVGFRELTPDITAPVFRPAPG
- a CDS encoding AMP-binding protein, whose amino-acid sequence is MPPASDPVESPLRGSFATLGEAMEAAAVQLRDHEAYVEDGRRITFGNWIGAADALAATLAERGVRAGDVVALMLPPCIDYAVCYAAAVRMGAVVTGINTRLGPREVAAIVDRAEPVLVIRDEQLPLARLPAHAPVMARADLAAACAGPVLPARPASARPDDPVVIIWTSGTTGLPRGAWFDHPALHAAVDSAGVLSRPFDRRLSSTPFAHAGYMAKVWEQLAWATTIVISPTPWSADDTVRLLDHERITVAGAVPTQWAKALDHPQLAQADRSQLRLCVTATAPPTPELVERMAVQLGCPAVVRYAMTEAPSITGTEPGDPPDALFHSVGRPQAGVEVDLRDGAGRPVPAGEAGRVHVRSAGAMRGYWRDEEHTAEVLGADGWLRSGDVGRWDADGNLVLVGRASDMYIRGGYNVYPLEVENVLVEHPAVAGASVVGVMAPVIGEIGVAFVVPDAHAPQPQATELQAWCRRHLTDYKVPDEVVFVDALPLTAMLKVDKAALRAMADAPGG
- a CDS encoding acetyl-CoA acetyltransferase, whose protein sequence is MSRRVAVAGVALSDVGRVDGTTPYGLAAQASRRALADAGLVRADIDGLCSTALGTLEPIDVGEYLGLRPRWLDSTSVGGASWEVMAAHAADAIAQGHADVVLLTYGSTARSDLRRGLRTANLDWGSRGPQQWEAPFGISLISKYAMAARRHMHEYGTTVEQLAEIAVAARANAALNPEAQVRDPITVHDVLAGPVIADPFTKLQCCLRSDGGAAAVLVADDRVTDLAKPPVWVLGTGEHASHVSLGQWSDYTSGPAAVSGRLAFERAGVTPDEIDVAELYDAFTSMLLITLEDLGFCAPGEAGSFVEGGRLRVDGELPTNTDGGGLSACHPGQRGLFLLVEAVRQLRGEAGERQVPDARLACVSGTGGWFCSCGTMILGAD
- a CDS encoding alpha/beta hydrolase; this translates as MPTTTAVPIGIERNLLAAPQVARARVDVYSGVARLARTVWASEVRPAGTRPGAAVMICHPSANFLGHYALPGLAARGLAGIGLTTRYVGNDTALIMENCLLDIGAMVGHLRARGYERVVVVGNSGGASIVPYYQAQAESPSVSDPPGGGPDLTRAELPPADAVALLNAHPSRARLCTEWLDPAIVDEHQPFERDPALDMYDPGNGPPYGPEFVERYRRAQLDRNRRISRWAAAQLRAVEAPGHRPSGLDDLAFVVPGTTADLRMLDGAIDPSDRKVGTSLWGPPAVANHLPAGIGRCTTLRSWLNQWSVDHSLGDSLRWLPEVEAPVLVLSPTADPTVLPHMGREMYEAAVKAPREIVELQGATHYFEGRPDILDRALDALAAWVERAVGGAA